One window of Trifolium pratense cultivar HEN17-A07 linkage group LG5, ARS_RC_1.1, whole genome shotgun sequence genomic DNA carries:
- the LOC123884855 gene encoding gibberellin 20-oxidase-like protein, which translates to MSNSYPYVDLPIIDISEPLQSSSLTTLSKACKDWGFFHIINHEISKDLCNQLHSLSKLIFNLPSDTKLKLGPFSSIKSYTPHFIASPFFESLRVDGPNFYVSAKSSQDVLFETQNSKFSETLEDYCSKMANLSERILKLVLMSLGEGFEKLFYDSQFKKCQGYLRINNYTSPEIMDLDNHVEGLGMHTDMSCITILYQDEIGGLQVKTHEGKWIDISPSEGSLVVNIGDMMQAWSNDKLRSSEHRVILKQPVNRFSLAFFWCFEDEKVIMAPNEVVGEGNKRVYDPFVCKDYVKFRENNQRGRFEKVGYTVRDFAGIKSQL; encoded by the exons atgtCAAATTCATATCCTTATGTTGATCTTCCTATTATAGACATTTCTGAACCATTACAATCATCTTCTTTAACAACTCTCTCTAAAGCTTGCAAAGATTGGGGATTTTTCCACATAATTAATCATGAGATATCAAAAGATCTTTGTAACCAACTTCATTCATTATCTAAATTAATCTTTAATCTTCCTTCTGATACTAAGCTTAAACTTGGTCCTTTCTCTTCTATAAAATCTTACACACCTCACTTCATTGCTTCTCCATTCTTTGAAAGCCTTAGAGTTGATGGACCTAACTTCTATGTATCTGCTAAGAGTTCTCAAGATGTTTTGTTTGAAACACAAAATTCTAAATTCAG TGAGACACTAGAGGACTATTGTAGTAAAATGGCAAATTTATCTGAAAGAATTTTAAAGCTTGTGTTAATGAGCTTAGGAGAAGGATTTGAGAAGCTATTTTATGATTCACAATTCAAAAAGTGTCAAGGTTACTTAAGAATAAACAACTATACATCACCAGAAATTATGGATTTGGATAATCATGTTGAGGGACTTGGAATGCATACTGACATGAGCTGCATAACTATCTTATACCAAGATGAAATTGGAGGACTTCAAGTTAAAACACATGAAGGAAAATGGATTGATATAAGTCCTTCTGAAGGGTCCTTAGTGGTGAATATAGGTGATATGATGCAAGCTTGGAGTAATGATAAGTTAAGGTCTTCTGAACATAGAGTTATTTTGAAGCAACCTGTTAATAGATTTTCTTTGGCTTTTTTTTGGTGTTTTGAGGATGAGAAAGTGATTATGGCACCTAATGAAGTTGTTGGAGAAGGAAATAAGAGAGTTTATGATCCTTTTGTTTGCAAAGATTATGTGAAGTTTAGAGAGAATAATCAAAGAGGAAGATTTGAAAAAGTTGGTTATACTGTTAGAGATTTTGCTGGAATTAAGTCTCAATTGTAA
- the LOC123886318 gene encoding elicitor-responsive protein 3, with the protein METGILEVLLVNAKGIRHTNIVGTPSYYVIIECGSQSQRSKISSDKNKNPCWNEKFIFDFSSFDCKMKSTYLKCKIMDTEFFTNGGFVGEAKVYIDGIITEGTKHGFIEIKPAAYNVVLEDDTYKGQIKIGFKFIANKEKYVMKNQESIVVEKQPKRSICGSIWRTSWWKFLFFYNKKINSKDKQKRK; encoded by the exons ATGGAAACTGGAATTCTTGAAGTACTTCTTGTTAATGCTAAAGGCATTAGACATACAAACATTGTTG GAACACCTTCCTACTATGTGATTATTGAGTGTGGGTCTCAATCTCAAAGAAGCAAAATTTCATCAG ACAAAAATAAGAATCCTTGTTGGAATGAGAAATTCATATTTGATTTCTCATCTTTTGATTGCAAGATGAAGTCAACATATCTCAAATGTAAAATCATGGATACAGAATTCTTCACAAATGGTGGATTTGTTGGGGAAGCCAA GGTTTACATAGATGGAATAATCACTGAAGGAACTAAACATGGATTTATAGAAATAAAACCAGCTGCATATAATGTGGTACTTGAAGATGACACATACAAAGgacaaataaaaattggatttaaatTCATTGCAAAT aaagaaaaatatGTGATGAAGAATCAAGAATCCATTGTTGTGGAGAAACAACCAAAACGTTCAATTTGTGGATCCATTTGGAGAACATCATGGTGGAAATTCTTGTTTTTCTATAATAAAAAGATTAATTCCAAAGATAAACAAAAGAGAAAGTAG
- the LOC123885076 gene encoding gibberellin 20-oxidase-like protein, whose protein sequence is FKKCQGYLRINNYTSPEIMDLDNHVEGLGMHTDMSCITILYQDEIGGLQVKTHEGKWIDISPSEGSLVVNIGDMMQAWSNDKLRSSEHRVILKQSVNRFSLAFFWCFEDEKVIMAPNEVVGEGNKRVYDSFVCKDYVKFRENNQRGRFEKVGYTVRDFAGIKLSQL, encoded by the coding sequence TTCAAAAAATGTCAAGGTTACTTAAGAATAAACAACTATACATCACCAGAAATTATGGATTTGGATAATCATGTTGAGGGACTTGGAATGCATACTGACATGAGCTGCATAACTATCTTATACCAAGATGAAATTGGAGGACTTCAAGTTAAAACACATGAAGGAAAATGGATTGATATAAGTCCTTCTGAAGGGTCCTTAGTGGTGAATATAGGTGATATGATGCAAGCTTGGAGTAATGATAAGTTAAGGTCTTCTGAACATAGAGTTATTTTGAAGCAATCTGTTAATAGATTTTCTTTGGCTTTTTTTTGGTGTTTTGAGGATGAGAAAGTGATTATGGCACCTAATGAAGTTGTTGGAGAAGGAAATAAGAGAGTTTATGATTCTTTTGTTTGCAAAGATTATGTGAAGTTTAGAGAGAATAATCAAAGAGGAAGATTTGAAAAAGTTGGTTATACTGTTAGAGATTTCGCTGGAATTAAGTTGTCTCAACTGTAA